A region of Diceros bicornis minor isolate mBicDic1 chromosome 31, mDicBic1.mat.cur, whole genome shotgun sequence DNA encodes the following proteins:
- the AP5B1 gene encoding AP-5 complex subunit beta-1: MGRLSREAWAQRLGAFRASPSAFMAGPEGEDLGRDLLSDLRSEKLSEQTKVSLLVLSLEYPAQLWPDAPAAEAAASSLLDTLVLLPPRPSALRQPLLLAATTALAAGGALGPTSAASRRLLPLLLGLASGRDLGRGFGPASEQRPLQATACECLRELESCKPGLLGGCLGLLRGLLGQEGPVGPVQPLSLLLALALRNTLVTQARAGAGLQGLLVAGVSPAGASPWNWTLAEDGDAHLQPQAPSWLAAEEGECGLAALEPSPEEARELRAAVAQLLDTSYLLTPVAQAQLLWLLGWALRGLRGQLPVLFKTQLVRLLGTAQLTLLHAVLALKAAFGEALFTAQDEDLLLRRLTLAAQHPALPPPTHLFYLHCLLSFPENCPLGATGEEAAPLLLRPQLCRGLLPSLLHDPMALLARLHLLCLLCAEDEEKDEKGQGQSPQRYLGELLAGLRQRAALDGGPRALATLCFQASYLVAHCLAGQPTVMTSLTHGLVRLYRDRPVLAPHFVDLLDRVGPELGEPLRVALRQEVVSRPGKDEALRWHLQMLAKVADRGAQSGTLRFLQAAAAHCTDWGLQQALLQVCRALLRAGVRGGLADLLQALARQLEDPDGRDHARLYYILLAHLAAPKLGVALGPSLVAPALASSLVAENQGFAAALMVQEAPAPIRLSVGPRRAEGPGPVLQLQVEVLEPVYSLELRFRVEGQLYAPLGAVHVPCLCPGRPAHPLLLPLQPRRPAPTQLDVRALYTTPAGLTCHAHLPPLPVNFADLFLPFPQPPEGAGLSFFEELWDSCLPEGTESRLWCPLGPQGLEALVSRHLEPFVVAAQPPTSYHIAIRLPPDSRLLLRLEAAQGDGVPVALRTDDWAVLPLAGDYFRGLSAAA; the protein is encoded by the exons ATGGGGCGCCTGAGCCGGGAAGCCTGGGCCCAGCGCCTGGGCGCCTTCCGGGCCAGCCCGTCCGCCTTCATGGCAGGTCCCGAGGGTGAGGATCTGGGTCGTGACCTGCTGAGCGACCTGAGGAGTGAGAAGCTCAGCGAACAGACCAAG gtTTCCTTGCTGGTCCTGAGCTTGGAGTACCCAGCCCAGCTGTGGCCGGACGCCCCTGCGGCCGAGGCAGCCGCCAGCTCCCTGTTGGACACCCTGGTGCTTTTACCCCCGCGGCCCTCAGCTCTGcggcagcccctgctgctggcggccaccACAGCCCTGGCAGCAGGAGGTGCGCTGGGCCCCACCTCGGCGGCCTCCCGCCGGCTCCTGCCCTTACTGCTTGGCTTGGCCTCCGGCCGAGATCTGGGGCGAGGCTTTGGCCCCGCCTCGGAGCAGCGCCCCCTGCAGGCCACAGCGTGCGAGTGCCTGCGGGAGCTGGAGAGCTGCAAGCCCGGGCTGCTGGGGGGCTGCCTGGGGCTGCTGCGGGGCCTGCTGGGCCAGGAGGGCCCGGTGGGCCCGGTCCAGCCACTCAGCCTGCTGCTGGCGCTTGCTCTGCGCAACACGTTGGTGACACAGGCCAGGGCCGGCGCTGGCCTGCAGGGCCTGCTCGTGGCCGGGgtctctcctgctggagccaGTCCCTGGAACTGGACACTAGCCGAAGACGGCGATGCCCACCTTCAGCCCCAGGCACCCAGCTGGCTGGCAGCTGAGGAAGGGGAGTGTGGCCTCGCAGCACTAGAGCCCAGTCCTGAGGAGGCCCGGGAGCTGCGAGCTGCGGTGGCCCAGCTTCTGGACACCTCCTACCTGCTCACTCCCGTGGCCCAGGCCCAGCTTCTCTGGCTGCTGGGCTGGGCCCTGCGGGGTCTTCGGGGACAGTTGCCAGTGCTCTTCAAGACGCAGTTGGTCCGGCTGCTGGGCACAGCACAGCTGACGCTGCTGCACGCTGTGCTGGCACTCAAGGCGGCCTTCGGGGAGGCACTGTTCACGGCCCAGGATGAGGACTTGCTGCTCCGCCGtctcactttggcggcccagcacCCGGCCCTGCCCCCGCCTACCCACCTCTTCTACCTGCACTGCCTCCTGAGCTTCCCTGAGAATTGCCCACTGGGCGCCACGGGTGAGGAGGCTGCCCCGCTGCTGCTGCGGCCCCAGCTGTgccggggcctcctgcccagtcTCCTGCACGACCCCATGGCTCTCCTGGCCCGTTTGCATCTGCTGTGCTTGCTCTGTGCTGAAGACGAAGAAAAGGACGAGAAAGGCCAGGGTCAGAGCCCCCAGCGCTACTTAGGGGAACTGCTGGCCGGCCTGCGGCAGAGGGCAGCCCTGGACGGGGGCCCCCGGGCCTTGGCCACTCTTTGCTTCCAGGCCTCGTATCTGGTTGCTCACTGCCTGGCCGGGCAACCTACGGTGATGACATCCTTGACTCACGGACTGGTCCGGCTGTACCGAGACCGGCCTGTGCTGGCTCCCCATTTTGTGGACCTCTTGGATCGagtgggccctgagctgggggagCCCCTGAGGGTGGCGTTGCGGCAGGAGGTGGTCTCCAGGCCAGGCAAGGATGAGGCCCTTCGCTGGCACCTGCAGATGCTGGCAAAGGTGGCAGATCGGGGTGCCCAGAGTGGCACCCTCCGCTTCCTGCAGGCTGCAGCCGCCCACTGCACAGACTGGGGCCTCCAGCAGGCCCTGCTGCAGGTCTGCCGGGCCCTGCTGCGGGCGGGTGTCAGGGGAGGCCTGGCGGACTTGCTGCAGGCGCTGGCCAGGCAGCTGGAGGACCCTGATGGGCGGGACCACGCCCGCCTCTACTACATCCTCCTGGCCCACCTGGCAGCGCCAAAGCTGGGAGTGGCCCTGGGCCCCTCACTTGTTGCACCTGCACTGGCCTCTTCCTTGGTGGCCGAGAACCAGGGCTTTGCCGCAGCGCTGATGGTGCAGGAGGCCCCGGCCCCGATTCGGCTGAGCGTGGGGCCCCGCAGAGCCGAGGGCCCCGGCCCAGTGCTGCAGCTccaggtggaggtgctggagccCGTGTACTCTCTGGAGCTGCGCTTCCGCGTGGAGGGACAGCTCTACGCACCCCTGggggctgtgcacgtgccctgcCTGTGCCCCGGCCGCCCCGCCCACCCTTTGCTCCTGCCCCTGCAGCCCCGACGGCCGGCCCCCACGCAGCTGGATGTGCGTGCCCTGTACACCACACCGGCTGGCCTCACCTGCCACGCCCACCTGCCACCGCTGCCTGTGAACTTCGCTGACCTCTTTCTGCCTTTCCCCCAGCCCCCCGAAGGGGCAGGGCTGAGCTTCTTTGAGGAGCTCTGGGACTCCTGCCTGCCAGAGGGCACCGAGAGTCGCCTGTGGTGCCCTCTTGGGCCTCAGGGGCTGGAGGCCTTAGTGTCCCGCCACCTGGAGCCCTTCGTGGTGGCTGCCCAGCCCCCCACAAGCTACCACATAGCCATCCGCCTGCCCCCAGACTCGAGGCTGCTGCTGCGGCTGGAGGCAGCCCAGGGGGATGGAGTGCCCGTGGCCCTGAGGACCGACGACTGGGCTGTTCTGCCCCTGGCAGGGGACTACTTCCGTGGGCTGTCAGCTGCTGCCTGA